In Juglans regia cultivar Chandler chromosome 13, Walnut 2.0, whole genome shotgun sequence, the following proteins share a genomic window:
- the LOC108993985 gene encoding MLP-like protein 34 codes for MALKGKLETEIEIKSAADKYYNIFRSTTHHFPKATPNIIQAVEVHEGDWETHGSIKFWNYTIAMDTFRIREVFKEKVEFDDANRAVTLVGIEGDVMDYFKSFKVTFQATPKGNGSLVKLTLEYEKLREEVPAPIKYHNMMVTMTKDIDAFLAKAKNMALKGKLETEIEIKSAADKYYNIFRSTTHHFPKATPNIIQAVEVHEGDWETHGSIKFWNYTIEGNAEVFKEKVEFDDANRAVTLVGIEGDVMDYFKSFKGTYQATPKGNGSLVKLTLEYEKLREEVPAPIKYHNMMVTMTKDIDAFLAKA; via the exons ATGGCTCTAAAGGGTAAGCTGGAGACTGAGATAGAAATAAAGTCAGCTGCTGATAAGTACTACAACATCTTCAGGAGCACTACCCACCATTTTCCCAAAGCAACTCCTAACATTATACAAGCAGTTGAGGTGCATGAAGGTGATTGGGAGACACATGGCTCTATCAAGTTCTGGAATTATACAATCG CGATGGACACCTTTAGGATC AGGGAGGTTTTCAAAGAGAAGGTTGAATTTGATGATGCAAACAGGGCAGTAACTCTTGTGGGCATTGAAGGGGATGTCATGGACTATTTCAAGAGCTTTAAGGTCACCTTTCAGGCTACTCCAAAGGGTAATGGCAGCTTGGTCAAGTTGACTCTTGAATATGAGAAACTGAGAGAGGAAGTGCCTGCTCCAATTAAGTACCACAATATGATGGTTACCATGACTAAAGACATTGATGCATTCCTTGCCAAGGCA AAAAATATGGCTCTAAAGGGTAAGCTGGAGACTGAGATAGAAATAAAGTCAGCTGCTGATAAGTACTACAACATCTTCAGGAGCACTACCCACCATTTTCCCAAAGCAACTCCTAACATTATACAAGCAGTTGAGGTGCATGAAGGTGATTGGGAGACACATGGCTCTATCAAGTTCTGGAATTATACAATCG AGGGGAATGCTGAGGTTTTCAAAGAGAAGGTTGAATTTGATGATGCAAATAGGGCAGTAACTCTTGTGGGCATTGAAGGGGATGTCATGGACTATTTCAAGAGCTTTAAGGGCACCTATCAGGCTACTCCAAAGGGTAATGGCAGCTTGGTCAAATTGACTCTTGAATATGAGAAACTGAGAGAGGAAGTGCCTGCTCCAATTAAGTACCACAATATGATGGTTACCATGACTAAAGACATTGATGCATTCCTTGCCAAGGCATAA